The Polynucleobacter necessarius genome window below encodes:
- a CDS encoding HAD family hydrolase translates to MLADAFGISPDHADFPILRDEFFSNYEKALLVESRLFDGIDHLLVQMDHANLLRGIITNKSERFTKTHYEVNGSSPASRLHCSNHTQSPFCMQQELRISILHNQSMFGNDIRDILAGNAAGMKTVAAAYGYCRCKGASRGLGSGLHHQ, encoded by the coding sequence TTGCTCGCAGACGCTTTCGGAATCAGTCCAGATCATGCAGATTTCCCCATTCTACGTGATGAGTTTTTCAGCAATTATGAGAAAGCTTTGTTAGTAGAAAGCAGATTATTTGATGGAATTGACCACTTGCTTGTCCAAATGGACCATGCAAATCTTCTCCGGGGAATCATTACCAACAAAAGTGAGCGTTTTACTAAGACCCATTACGAAGTTAATGGGTCTTCACCAGCGAGCCGTCTCCACTGTTCAAACCACACCCAGAGCCCATTTTGCATGCAGCAAGAGCTTCGAATATCAATTCTACACAATCAATCTATGTTTGGCAATGACATCAGAGACATTTTGGCGGGCAACGCAGCAGGAATGAAGACCGTTGCAGCAGCCTATGGTTACTGTCGCTGTAAAGGAGCCTCCAGAGGCTTGGGGAGCGGATTACATCATCAATAA